From Roseateles sp. SL47:
AACCAGTCCAGTTCCTTGCCCTTGTCCAGCATGATCTGCAGCGCCCCCACCCACAACACCAGCAGGGCCAGCCCCACACTGTCGATGGGCAGCTTCTTGGTCGGCGTCTCGCGGGTGCGGTAGATGCTCCAGGTCAACCCGGCCGCAAACAGGCCCACCGGCACGTTGATGTAGAAAATCCACGGCCAGCTCATGTTGTCGGTGATCCAGCCCCCCAGCAGAGGCCCGACCACCGGGGCCACCAGGGTGGTCATCCCCCATAACGCGAGCGCCGTGCCCGCCTTGTGCTTGGGGTAGCTGGACAGCAGCAGCGTCTGGGACAACGGAATCATCGGCCCGGCCACCAGGCCCTGCAGCACCCGCGCGGCCACCAGCATCTCCAGGGAGTGGGCAAAGCCACACAGCCAGGACGCCAACACAAACAGCAGCACGCTGGTGGTGAACAGCCGCACCGCGCCGAAGCGCTGCGTCAGCCAGCCGGTCAGCGGCACGGAGATGGCGTTGGCCACGCCGAAACTCGTGATCACCCAGGTGCCCTGCGTCGCGCTGACGCCCAGATCACCGGCAATCGCCGGCAAGGACACGTTGGCAATCGACGAGTCCAGCACATTCATGAAGGTCGCGAGCGACAGTGACACGGTCCCCAGCACCAGGGCTGAACCGGACAATGGCTGCGGACCCGCCGGAGCGGCATTACTCATCTTGTTTCGCTTCTTTTGCTTGTTGTGCGCTCAACGGCGGGAGCGGCTCCGGGTATGCCCGCCGCCGCCACCGCTGCGGCTGCTCAGGCATGGGCGGCGCCGTTCCTGGCGGTGCTGGCCGGTTTGGCCGCCTTCTTGCCAAGGTTGGCCGCGATGATCTGGTTCACCTTCTCATCGGCAGCACGCTCTTGCGCGTCGAAGATGGTGGTCTGCAGCGGGGGCGTCTGGCGATCACCCTGGGCCAGCGTCCGGCCATCCTGGTTGCGGATGTCCACCTGCACGTCCATCGACAGGCCAACACGCAGCGGATGCTCCGCCACTTCCTTCGGGTCCATGGCGATCCGCACCGGCACGCGCTGCACCACCTTGATCCAGTTGCCGGTGGCGTTCTGGGCCGGCAGCAGCGCAAAAGCGGCGCCCGTTCCGGCGCCCAGGCCCTGCACCGTGCCGTGGTATTGAGTCTTCTTGCCGTAGACGTCGGCTTCCAGCGTCACCGGCTGGCCGATGCGCAATTGAGCCAGCTGGCTTTCCTTGAAGTTCGCATCCACCCAGACCTGCTGCAGGCCCACCACGGCCATCAGCGGGCTGCCGGCAGCCACGCGCTGGCCCAGTTGCACCGAGCGGCGGGCCACCCAACCATCCACCGGGGCCACGAGGTCCGCGCGCTGATAGGCCAGGAAGGCTTCCCGGAAGCGGGCGGCCGCACGCTGCACATTCGGATGCTGCTCCACATCCACCCCATCGGTCAGCGCCTGGTTGGACTGCAGTTGTTCCTGGGCCGCCAGCAGGGCGGACTGGGAGGCGGTGTAGGCGGCACGCGCGGCAGTCAGTTGGGCCTGTGTGTGGTCCAGCTCTTCCTTGCTGACGGCGCCCGTCTCCAGCAGCGGCTGGCGACGGGCCAGGTCCGCCTGCAGACGGACCATGTCACTTTGGGCCCTTTGCTGCTCGGCCTGACGCACCTGCACCTGAGCGGCCAGGCTGCTGTTGTTGGCAAACAGGGTGCGCACCTCACGCACCGTCTGGGCCAGCTGCGCCTGCGCCTGCTCCAGCGCCACGCGGGCATCGGCCGGATCCAGGCTGACCAGCTTCTGGCCGGCCTTCACATAATCGGTATCGTCGGCAAACACGGCGCGCACGGTGCCACCGACCAGCGGCGTGATCTGCACGACGTTGGCCTGCACATAGGCGTTGTCCGTCTCTTCATAACGGCTGCTCACCAGCCATTGGTAGCCGCCGTAGCCCACGCCACCAACGATGACGGCGGCCGCAATCAGGGCCAGGCCCCTCTTGCGCTGGCCGTTGCCGTTGCCGTTGCCATTACCGTTACCGCCGGCATTGGGAGCCGCTGGCGCGGCGGGTGTCGTGGACGTGTTGTTGTCGGGCTTGGCGCTCATGATGACTTTCTGACGTGTTCTTGGGTGTTGCTTGCGGCGATGACCGGGGGGCGAGCGGTGCTCGGCAATGAGGACCGGTCAGCTGCGGGAGATGGAGGTCTGGGGGGCAGAGACGGCGTTGGCGGGCGTCGCGTGGGCAGGCGTCACGTTGCGGGCGTCACGTCGGCAGGTGTCACGTTGACGCGGGTGACAGGGGCGGCTGTCGCCGCATCATGGCCGGGCTCGGCATAACCGCCGCCCAGCGCGCGGAACAGATTGACCTGCGCATCCACCGTCTGCGCCTGCAGGTCGAGCTGGGCGCGCAGTTGCGTCACGCGGGCCTGTTCGGCGTTGAGCACCGCAAGCCGATTGACCAGCCCGGCCTTGAAGCGCTGGTGAGCCAGACCGTATTGGCTGTCGGCATTGGCCAGCAGCGCATCCTGGGCGCCCTTCTGCTGGCGCAGGGACTGCAGGCTGGCGAACTGGTCGCTGGCGTCGCGCACCGCATCCAGCACCGCCGAGTTGTAGCTGGCGATGGCGGCCTCCTGCTCGGCGGCACTGCCGCGCAGGTTGGCTCGCAGATGGCCGCTGTCAAACAGCGGCAGGTTCAGGGCGGGGCCGGCACCGTACTGGCGGCTGCCCGACTTGAACAGTTCATCCAGGCCGATGGCGTTCAAACCCACAAAGGCGCTGAGCGACACGCTGGGATAGAAGCGGGTCCGTGCGGCACGCACGTCCTGCGCACTGGCTTCCACCCGCGCGCGGGCGGCAGCCAGGTCGGGCCGGCGGCCCAGCAGGTCCAGACTGGGCTCCTGTTGCCACTCCAGCACGCGCGGCAACGTGGCATTCAGGCTGGCCGTGAAGGTCGGGCCCTGGCCGGTCAAGGAGGCCATCTGGTTGCGCAGCAGCGTCTGCTGTTCCTGCAGCACCAGTTGCTGGCGCTGCAGATCCGGCAGCGGGGCCTCCGCCTGGCGCAGTTCCTGGCTGTTGTCCAGACCAGCGCTGGCGCGCTGGCGCACCAGCTCAAACCCCTGCTGGCGCAGGGCCACCAGTTCTTGCAGCAGGCGGCTTTGCGCCTGGCTGCGGGCCAGTGCCACATAGGCCTTGGTCACCGCATTGGCAACACTCAGCCGGGCCGCAGCGGCATCCGCCTCGGCGGCGCGCTGCTGGCCGAGCGCGGCCTTCAACTCGGCCTCATGGCGGCCGAAGAAGTCCCACTCGTAGCTCAGGCCGGCCTGCACATTGCCAAAGGTGCGGGTGCTGCCGGCCAGAGGCGCCGGATAGATGCCGTTTTCCGTGATGCGCTGACGGGTGAGGCTGGTGTCCAGCGCTGCGCTCGGGCGCTCGGCCGCCTCGGCGTTCTCCGCCATGGCGGCGGCATGGGCAATGCGGGCACGTGCCAGCGCCAGGGAGGGCGACTGCGCCATGGCCTGATCAACCAGGGCGTCCAATTGACGGTCCCCGAAGGACTTCCACCACTGCGGGGCGATCGGCGCGCCGGAACCGGCCTGCAGGCGGAGTTGACGGGCCGCCACCTCGCCTTCCAGCGCCTGGCCGGGCGAGTCCAGCTTCGGGATCGGCGCGCAGGCGGCAAGCACCAGCAGCAAGGCGGCGCTCATGGCCAGCGCCAGCGTGGTTCGGTGGAGGGATCGGGGCGTCATGGGGAGGGTCCTCGAAATCATCTGTTCTTGTTCTCTTCGGGAAAGAGGGTCGACATGGGGGATATAAATGGGCGCAAGGGGCGCAAGGGGCACAAGGAGCGCAATAGGCTGAGCGCTCTCTGAACGCTGACGCACCCCGGCGTCAGGTGTCGTCATCCGGGCAGCAGGTCAGCACGGAGCTTTCCGAGGCATTGCCGGCCTCACGAATCGCCTGGCCATTGGCGACGATGCGCTGCAGCATGCCGATCAGGCTGCGGAATTCCTCGTGGGTGAACCCGGCCAAATGCTCGTTGGACACCTGAGACAGCACCGCCGGCGCACGCGCCATGGAGGTCAAACCGTGTTCCGTCAGCGACACCATCACGACACGGCGGTCTTCGGTCGAGCGTTCCCGCTGAATCAGGTTCTTGGCTTCCAGCCGGTCGAGCAGCCGGGTCATGGCACCGCCGTCCATGGCCAGTTCGCGGGCCAGTGCCGCACTGGACATCGGCCCTTGAAACCGCAGACGCAACATCGGCGCCCATTGCGCATGGGTCAGGTCATGGGCGCCCAACAGCTTGTCCGCCTGGCAGATCATCGATTGCTTGATCTGACGCAGCAGCCAGCCCAGGCTGGGCTCCCGCGTGAAGCTGTCGGCGGTGTAGAAATCGGCGGGGGGCGGGCGTGTGCTCATGACTTGACCAAACTGATCACGGTGCACAATTATTGCCTAGGCAGTAATTGCCCAGCCATCTGTTTGTCCACAAAGGCCTTGAAGCACCAGGGGTATTGCCCCAACTGCCCCCATGGCCGCACCGCCGTTTGATCGGACCGTGTCATCCGTCACAGCCATCCGCCTACACTGTTTCGATGTCCGCCCAACCCGCCACTGCCTCCCCACCGGTTCCCACCTCCACCAGCGCCGCAACGCCCGCGAGCCCGCCGCTGCGCGCCATGTGGCCGGCCCTGTGGCCCTTTCTGCGCCCGTACAAGGGGCGGATTGCAGCCGCTGTGGTCTTCCTGGTGCTGGCCGCCGTGGCGACGCTGGTGTTTCCGCTGGCGCTGCGTCAGCTGATTGACCAGGGGCTGGTGTCCACCGATCCGGGCGACCGTCTGATGGCCCTGCGGGAGCATTTCCTCGGTCTGTTTGCGGTCGGTGCGGCGCTGGGGGTGTTCTCGGCCCTGCGTTTTTACGCCGTCACCTGGCTGGGCGAGCGGGTGAGCGCGGATCTGCGCAGCGCGGTATACGCCCACGTGCTGCGCCAGAGCCCGGAATTCTTTGAAACCACCCAGACCGGCGAAGTCATCAGCCGCATCACCACCGACACCACCGTCATCCAGAACATCGTGGGCTCCAGCCTTTCCATGGGCTTGCGCAACATGATCATGGGCCTGGGTGCGGTTGCGCTGCTGATTGCCACCAACCCGTGGGTGATGAGCCAGGTGATGGGCATTCTGGTGCTGGTGGTGCTGCCGGCCATGTTCTTTGGCCGCCGGGTCCGGCGCTTGTCGCGCGCCAGCCAGGACCGGGTGGCGGACACCAGCGCCATTGCGGCCGAGATGCTCAACGCCATCACCGTGGTGCAGTCCCATGCGCAGGAGGCTCGGGAAGCCGGCCGGTTCGGCGTGGCCAGCGAAGCTGCGTTTGACGTCGCCCGCAAGCGCACCAAAGTGCGCTCCCTGCTGGTGGCCTTCATCATCACGGCCACCTTTGGCGCCTTGTTGTGGGGCCTGTATCAAGGCACCCAGGCGGTGATGGCGGGCCACATCACGGCGGGCCATCTGGGCCAGACGGTGGTGTATGTGATCTTGCTGGTGTCGTCCGTGGCGGTGCTGGCGGAAGTGTGGGGCGACCTGCTGCGCGCCGCTGGCGCCACCGAGCGGCTGATGGAACTGCTGGCCGCCCGCTCCCCGGTGGCGGACCCGGCCGTGCCGCTGGCCATGACGCCAGTGGAAGGTCCGGCCCATGTGCAGTTCCGGCATGTGCGCTTCCACTATCCGTCGCGCCCGGACCGGGCCGCACTGGCCTCGTTCGATCTGGACATTGCCCCCGGAGAAACCGTGGCGCTGGTGGGCCCCAGCGGGGCGGGCAAGAGCACGGTGCTGCAGTTGCTGCAGCGCTTCTATGACGTGCAAGGTGGCGACATCCTGGTTGATGGCGTCAGCGTGGACCGGGTGCGCCTGGCCGACCTGCGGTCGCGCATGGCGCTGGTGCCGCAGCAAAGTGTCATCTTCTCGGCCACCGCGCTGGACAACATTCGCTATGGACGGCCAGAGGCCAGCCGAGACGAGGTGATCGCCGCTGCCAAGGCAGCCCATGCGCATGAGTTCATCGAACAACTGCCGCAGGGATATGACAGCTTCCTCGGCGAGCGCGGGGTGCGCCTGTCCGGTGGGCAGCGCCAGCGGATTGCCATTGCGCGGGCCATGCTGCAAAACGCCCCGCTGCTGCTGCTGGACGAAGCGACCAGCGCCCTGGATGCGGAAAGCGAACGCCTGGTGCAACAGGCCCTGGATGAAGCCATGCGGGATCGCACCACGTTGGTCATCGCCCACCGGCTGGCGACGGTGCAGCGGGCGGACCGCATCATCGTGATGGATCAGGGGCGCATCGTGGAGCAAGGCCGTCACGCGGACCTGGTGTCGGCGGGCGGGCTCTACGCGCGGCTGGCCGCGTTGCAGTTCAACCACTGACGTCGGGTCCGGCGCCCCGCCCGCTCATGCGCGGGCCGTGGCCTGAGCCCAGGCCCCTTCGGGCCGCCGGGCACCCCACTCGTGGGCTGCCCCGCAAGTCACTGCGAAAAATGCAAGCGATGGATGTTGTGCCAGAGCAAGGCGCAACCACAGCGATGCCTGTCGGCATCGCGAGGATTCGCAACGCAGCAGGGGCGCGAAAGCCTCGGCTTCATTGGCAGGAACTTGTGGGACAGCACACTAAAATGCAGCCATGACTCATGCCGCCCTGCCCCACCCACGCCCTGTGCGCCACCAATACGAAGATTTCATGCGCCATGTGTTTGAGCATGGCGTGTCCAAGGGCGACCGGACCGGCACCGGCACGCGCAGCGTCTTTGGCCATCAGATGCGGTTTGACCTGAACGAAGGTTTCCCGCTGGTGACGACCAAGAAGGTGCATTTGAAGTCCATCATCCTGGAACTGCTGTGGTTCCTGCGTGGGGACTCGAATGTGAAGTGGCTGCAGGAGCGCGGCTGCACCATCTGGGACGAATGGGCCCGTGAGGATGGCGACCTTGGGCCGGTGTATGGCGTGCAGTGGCGCAACTGGCCCAAGCCGGACGGCGGTCATATCGACCAGATCAGCCAGGTGGTGCAGCAGCTCAAGACCAACCCGGACTCGCGCCGCATCATCGTGAGCGCCTGGAACGTGGCGGACCTGGACCAGATGGCCCTGATGCCGTGTCACGCGTTTTTCCAGTTCTATGTGGCCGATGGCAAGCTGTCCTGCCAGCTGTACCAACGCAGCGCGGACATCTTCTTGGGCGTGCCCTTCAACATCGCCAGTTATGCGCTGCTGACGATGATGCTGGCCCAGCAATGTGACCTGGGGCTGGGGGACTTCATCTGGACGGGCGGTGATTGCCATATCTACTCGAATCACTTCGAGCAGGTGCAGACGCAGCTCGGCCGCGCCCCGTTTGCCTACCCCACGATGCACATCAAGCGTCGGCCAGCGTCGATCTTCGACTACGAATTCGAAGACTTTGAACTGCAGGACTATCAGCACCACGCCCCCATCAAGGCGCCGGTGGCGGTCTGATTCGGGCGCGGGCGCCACGCTGACACTTCCCCGGAAGGCCGCCCGGCGGTGACGCCTCGCGGCGGCCACTGTGCCGCCAGGCTGCACGTGCTCAGCAAGCCCGATATCGACGCACGGCCACCACTCACATCAGGGACCAGACATGCCGGTGATCGACCTGCCGATGCCATTCGTCTTGTTGATGCTGGCCATTGTGGCGGTCTGGTTGCCGGCACTAAAAACGCCCTGGGGGTGGACGCTCCCACCGTGGCTGGTCCTCTATGCGGCTGCTACGGCACTGGCGGTGGCGCAGGGGTATGTGGACGCGGTGGGCGTGCTGTCTTTGGTGGGATTGGTGCTGCTGGCCGAGGGGCTGCGGCGCAAGCCTCCCGCGCCCTTGTACCGGCCTTTGTACCGCCCTTTGCACTGGCCCTTGTTGGTGGCGCTTTCCCTGCTGGCCGTGGCGCTCAGCCTGCATGGTGTTCCCGGCTTCAGGAATCCGGTCGCGATCAACGCCGTCCGCTTCTCCGACGATGCGCGGCCCTTCACCCAATATCTGAACTTCGACAAAGGCTCGGTGGGACTGGTGCTGATGGCGTTGTTGGCGCCCCGACTGCAAAGCGGAGATCGGGTGGGGCGGGTGTTGATGCGCTCGGCCGCACTCGCGGTGGTCGTGGCCTTTTTCGCCCTGAGCCTGGCCCTGCTGCTGGGCATGGTGCGGCCGGATCCAAAGTGGCCGCCCCAGACCGTGCAGTTCCTGGTGACGAACCTCTTGCTGACCTGTGTGGCGGAAGAGGCGCTGTTTCGGGTGATGGTGCAGGACACGCTGGCGAGAGGCACCGGAGCATCCGGCTCCAGCACCGTTGGGCCATGGCGCGTGCGCGCGCTCGTGGCGCCAGGCGTGTCCGCCCTCCTCTTCGGCGCCGCCCATGCCGGTGGGGGACCGAGCATGGTGGCCGTGGCGACAGTTGCCGGCGTTGGCTACGCCGCTGCCTATCGGTGGCAACGGCGCATTGAAGCAGCCGTGCTGCTGCACTTTGCGGTGAATGCCCTTCACTTTCTGTTGTTCACGTATCCCGGGAAGGCTCCGGGAGCCTGAGGTCATTGAAGGGGTGGCGACATGGGGAGGAACAGGGTGAACGAATCACCCACACTCTCGGCATCTTGGGCCAAGCTGTGTGTTTCTCGCATCCTGCCTGCCAGGAATGCGCCCCCCAACACCAGCAGCGTCAGGATGCCCAGTCCATGGGCGATGTTGACAATGGCCGGTGCAGAACTTCCGCCGACGCGACGGCACGTTTGCATCACCTCACGGCAACCGATAAAACGGATTCGGCATCAAGAACACCCGCTCCGCGTAGCCGCCGGCCAGGTCGCTCGGCTGATCGCCGATATTGGCGATGATTGTGTAGCCCTGGCTCACCAGACGCGCCCGCTCAGTCGCCTTGAAGTTGACCGTCGACACCGATGACGGCCATTCCTTCGGCTTGGTGATCAGCTTCTCCCAGCCACCATAGCCGGCCTTGGCCAGATTCGCCTCGGTCCACGCCGCCTCCGAGTCCCGCCGCCCGGTGATGAAGAAGAAGGCCACCTTGCCCTTGAACTCCTGGTAGAGCGCCAGCGTCGCCGGGATGGCCGCCGCCCCGCCCTGCTCTTCCCAGGCTTGCGTGCCGCAAGCGGCGTCGCTCTTCGGGCCGGTCGCCTCCAGCTTGCAGTCACCGGCCCGGATGTAGCCGAAGTCGTTCACCGCCATCTGCGGCAGGTTGTCCAGCGAGGTCTCATCAATGTCCAGCACCACCGCCGGCTTGCTCACTCCGCTGGCGAGCCGGGTGCGGAGGTAGGCCCGGGCAGCCTCGGCCACACGTGTCTGGTCCGCCTGGTACTGCGTCAGGCCGCTGGGCAGCGGCGTCTTCCAATAGGCTTCCAGCTGCTTCTTCAACTCGCCCAGGTTGGACGCCGAAGCCGAAAGGGTCTCACTGCCACCGGCAAACAGTTTCGTTTCCCTGCGCAGCGGGCAACTGGCAGAAAACGCGTCATTCAGGTAGCGCGCCAAGCGCACCCCGCCCAATGCCAATTGCTGATCCACGACCGGCAGAACGCGCTGGTAGTAGGCGTCATCAATCACCATCGGTGCCGATGCCGAGACCGTCGGCCAGACCATGGCGGCAATCGCATGCGACTGCATGGCCCAGTCCTCGGGCTTTTCGTTCACCACCTTCATCTGAAAGTCGTTGCCCTTGAGCACCCGCTCTTCCAGCCGCTCGACATAGGTGCCCCAGTCATACACCGTCCAGCGGATCAGGTCACCATCCCAGAGTGAATGCAGATTCGGCGCCGAAACAGTGACTTCACATCCGGGCCGGCCACAGGTGGCGGTATGCACTTTTCCGGTGATCTTCTGGTCATTGCCGCCGCGCAGTTCACCGGCGGCGTGCAAAGGCTGGTGAAGGTCGCCCACGAAATGCACAGCGAATTTCAAGGCATCCCGCCGGGCGGCTTCATTCGTACCACAGGCCAGCACCTCACGCAGCCGCTCCAGGGCGTTCACCGTGCAGTCGCCCTCTTTCTCGTCCAGCCGGCAATCGACGGCGGGGTCGTAGACCTGACGGGCCCGCGCCATGTCCACAAAATGCCAGCGAGCGGTTTCGCGGTGGTCCGCACGATAGCCATCGGCCCAACTGGACACCGACGCCAGCGAGGTGCCGGGCCCCAGAATCTTGGCCACCGCCTCGCGGGCTTTTGCATCCAGCCGGCGCTCGCCAATCTCCGCGACGATGGAATGGCCCTCCTGTCCCCAGGCGGCGGCCCATTGCGGGAGCATCAACAGCCCCATGGCCAGACCGGCCCCAAGCAAGCGTGCAATCATGAAAACCTCCTGATGGTGGAATGCGTTGCTGACCGGTCGCTCCGCTGAGGCGCAGGAGTCTACTGAAAAGGCCCCCTGCCGCCGCACATCGAAAACCCGGCCAGGCCGGCCTTGGCGGCGAGGCTCAGGCCATCAAGCCGTGCGGAATCGCTCCATCAGCCCCACCAGTTGCTCCGAGCGGCGCCGCAGGCTTTCCGCCGCCGCGCTGGTTTCTTCCACCATTGCTGCATTCTGCTGCGTGCCATTCTCCAGCCGACGAATGGCGTCGTTCACCTGCCCCACCTCGGCGCTCTGCTGAGCGCTGGAGGCGCTGATGGCATGAATCAACCCGGACAGCTTGCCCATCGACGATTCCACCTCGCGGATGGTCACGCTGGCCCCCTGCACTTCCTGCGCCCCGGCCGACACACGGGCCGAACTGGCCAGTATCAATTCCCGGATTTCCCGTGCCGCACCAGAGCTGCGCTGCGCCAGCGAACGCACTTCGCCCGCCACGACGGCAAAGCCTCGGCCCTGCGCGCCGGCGCGGGCCGCTTCAATCGCTGCATTCAACGCCAGGATGTTGGTTTGAAAGGCAATGCCATCGATCACTTCAATGATGTTCACCACCCGTTGGGACGCGTCCTGGATGCTGCTCATGGTGCTCATCACTGCTGCAATGGCCTGGCCGCCGCGGGTGGCAATGTCGCTGGCCTGCACCGCCAGCTGATGCGCCTGCTGGGCATGAACGTCATTGCTGCGCACCCCACCGGCCAGCTCTTCCATGGAATTGACCGTGGTCAGCAAAGCGGCTGCCTGGTGTTCGGTGCGTGCCGCCAGGTCCCCATTGCCCGCAGCGATTTGAGAACTGGCGGATGCCACCTGCTCTGCATTGCCCCGCACTTCGCTGACCAAAGCGCTCAGATTGGCCTGCATGGCTGCCAGCGCACGCAGCAATTGACCGACTTCATCCGCGCGGTCGCCAGCAATCGGCTCAGCCAGATTGCCCTGCGCCACTTCGGTGGCCACATTCACGGCCTTCTGCAAAGGCCGCACCACCGCACGTGTGATCAGCCAGGCGATGAACACCCCCAGGCCGGCTGCCACCAGCATCAGGCTGAAGCTCAGCCAGATGGCCTGAGTGCCAAAAGCGTAGGCCTGGTCCGCGACCGCCCGGCTCTGCACGGCGATGGCCGTTTTCAGTTGCTGCAGCGACTCCGCCGGCTCCCGATCCACGCCCTTCACCGCCATGTCGCCCACCGACGAATCAAACCCCACCATCTGGAATTTCTCCAGACCGGATCGATAACCCGCCGCCATCTTCTGATGCTGACCCTGGAAACGCTCCAGAACCTGACGCAGCGATTCGTCCTTCAACAGGGCCTTGAGCGCCAGGCTGCGGTCCTGCACGGCCTTTTCTTCGGCCTGGAAGGCTTTCCAGTGCTTCTCGAACATCGCCGTGTCCGAGCCGCGCAGCAGCACATCTTTCCATTCCTGGATCTGCCCCTTGAAGTGGCTTTCCACCTCCGCCGCCAGACGTTCCGCAGCCGCATGGCCCTGCACGTCGTTCTGGAAGGTGTTCAAGGATTGATGGGCGGTCCATAGCCCGAACAGGCCGGCGGCCAAGGTGAGAATGAGGGCCATGGCAATGGCCAGCGGTAATTTGTGACGGAGATTCATACGGGTTCCCAAACGGCTGATGTCAGGGTTTTCTAGGGTGAAACCCTTGACCGCGCGGATTCTGCGCGGCAGGCCCGCAGGCTCGCCATCACGGCTGTGTGACAGCTTGGAAAAAAGCCCGGAAAAAGTCGTGCGAACAGCGTCAGGGGGACATCCCGGGCACGGGTTAACCTGCCGTCACGCTGGCACTGGCGTCGATAGACTGGGGCGGTCCCCACTGCGCAAGGAGTCGCCGTGACCGCTGCAAAACCGCTGGTTCTGCTGCCCTTCAAGCGTGGGGTGCCCCTGCCGTTTTCGGTGGGTGCGATGGCGCAGGCCGAGGGCGTCCCCCTACGCGCCATCTTCGATATTGCCGATGAGCAAATGGACGACGTGCAGCGCACCCGCGCTCTGGCAATTGCCCAGTCCTGCCTCAGCAACTGGCTGCGGCACGCCCACCTGGGCGACCTCGAAATCGAGCCGTCGCAGAAAGAATTCAGCGCCGTGGAGGCCCGCCGTCGCCGGGTGTTTGATGAGCTGGCGACCGCCTTGGCACAGGTGGAGGCCGCTCAGCGGCGCAACACCCAGTTGGCTTGAATACACAGCTGGCTTGAATGCCCAGTTGGCTTGAACCCCCAGTGGGCTCGAGTACCCCCCGGCCTGAACACCCTCTGACCCTGAAGAGGACCGCACCTCCCGGCACGCACTCCTCCGGACGCGCCGCCGTTCGGCGGGCCCGCGGGCCTCAGACCGGTGGGCGCTCCAGTTCCTTCAGGACCTCACCGGCCGTTCGGAAAGCATCCATCGCCGCCGGCACTCCGCAATAGATGGCGGTCTGCAACAGCACTTCCTTGATTTCGTCCTGCGTCACGCCGTTGTTCAGCGCTCCCCGCACATGCAGCTTCAGTTCATGCGGCTTGTTCAGGGCGGTCAGCATGGCCAGGTTCAGCATGGACCGGGTCTTGCGGTCCAACCCCGGCCGGTTCCAGACATCGCCCCAGCAGTATTGAGTGACCAGTTCCTGCATGTCGATGTTGAAGTCGGTGGCATTTTTCAACGCGGCCTCTACCACGTCGGCGCCGAGCACCTCGCGGCGCGTGGCAAGGCCTTCGTCAAACAACGTGGGATTTTTGGGTGCGAGCGGACGGGTCATGCGTAAC
This genomic window contains:
- a CDS encoding S1/P1 nuclease: MIARLLGAGLAMGLLMLPQWAAAWGQEGHSIVAEIGERRLDAKAREAVAKILGPGTSLASVSSWADGYRADHRETARWHFVDMARARQVYDPAVDCRLDEKEGDCTVNALERLREVLACGTNEAARRDALKFAVHFVGDLHQPLHAAGELRGGNDQKITGKVHTATCGRPGCEVTVSAPNLHSLWDGDLIRWTVYDWGTYVERLEERVLKGNDFQMKVVNEKPEDWAMQSHAIAAMVWPTVSASAPMVIDDAYYQRVLPVVDQQLALGGVRLARYLNDAFSASCPLRRETKLFAGGSETLSASASNLGELKKQLEAYWKTPLPSGLTQYQADQTRVAEAARAYLRTRLASGVSKPAVVLDIDETSLDNLPQMAVNDFGYIRAGDCKLEATGPKSDAACGTQAWEEQGGAAAIPATLALYQEFKGKVAFFFITGRRDSEAAWTEANLAKAGYGGWEKLITKPKEWPSSVSTVNFKATERARLVSQGYTIIANIGDQPSDLAGGYAERVFLMPNPFYRLP
- a CDS encoding methyl-accepting chemotaxis protein is translated as MNLRHKLPLAIAMALILTLAAGLFGLWTAHQSLNTFQNDVQGHAAAERLAAEVESHFKGQIQEWKDVLLRGSDTAMFEKHWKAFQAEEKAVQDRSLALKALLKDESLRQVLERFQGQHQKMAAGYRSGLEKFQMVGFDSSVGDMAVKGVDREPAESLQQLKTAIAVQSRAVADQAYAFGTQAIWLSFSLMLVAAGLGVFIAWLITRAVVRPLQKAVNVATEVAQGNLAEPIAGDRADEVGQLLRALAAMQANLSALVSEVRGNAEQVASASSQIAAGNGDLAARTEHQAAALLTTVNSMEELAGGVRSNDVHAQQAHQLAVQASDIATRGGQAIAAVMSTMSSIQDASQRVVNIIEVIDGIAFQTNILALNAAIEAARAGAQGRGFAVVAGEVRSLAQRSSGAAREIRELILASSARVSAGAQEVQGASVTIREVESSMGKLSGLIHAISASSAQQSAEVGQVNDAIRRLENGTQQNAAMVEETSAAAESLRRRSEQLVGLMERFRTA
- a CDS encoding carboxymuconolactone decarboxylase family protein produces the protein MTRPLAPKNPTLFDEGLATRREVLGADVVEAALKNATDFNIDMQELVTQYCWGDVWNRPGLDRKTRSMLNLAMLTALNKPHELKLHVRGALNNGVTQDEIKEVLLQTAIYCGVPAAMDAFRTAGEVLKELERPPV